Proteins co-encoded in one Nicotiana sylvestris chromosome 7, ASM39365v2, whole genome shotgun sequence genomic window:
- the LOC104214908 gene encoding uncharacterized protein, producing MAPYKGDNVRYLLAEFRRGATRQLRAPNAHKEMFNYLHSSCRNIVERTFGVWKAKWSILRDMPFYHIDTQKDIVLATMAIHNYIRKKCKVDNAFQEAENERYVPRVDPDVGRSTRVNVANEENIENQ from the coding sequence ATGGCTCCATATAAAGGGGATAATGTGAGATACCTCCTTGCAGAATTTCGTCGAGGTGCGACACGACAATTGCGGGCACCAAATGCACATAAAGAAATGTTCAATTATTTGCATTCTTCTTGCAGAAATATTGTAGAGCGAACATTTGGGGTATGGAAAGCAAAGTGGTCTATTTTGCGAGATATGCCTTTTTATCATATTGACACTCAAAAAGATATCGTATTGGCTACAATGGCGATTCACAATTACATTAGAAAGAAATGTAAGGTGGACAATGCATTCCAAGAAGCTGAGAATGAGAGATATGTGCCACGTGTTGATCCTGATGTTGGAAGATCCACAAGAGTCAACGTTGCAAATGAAGAAAATATAGAAAATCAATGA